The following proteins are encoded in a genomic region of Flammeovirga pectinis:
- a CDS encoding sulfatase-like hydrolase/transferase: protein MKRIIKLTALVLLINLTAWAQNTSEKPNIIWIMAEDIGHDFACYGMEAVKTPNFDKLAEDGTIYYNAFGTATICSTNRSAMMIGTHQLKTNTMHHRSNRNVELQNPFKPFTYWLKKEGYTTILGHHGVQAKGRKTDCNFKYTPIGTWEENRGLFDKNDHFEEADQPFFAQVQLNVTHRGGWWTNIRNKSEHPVSVDDVVLPPYYADTPEIRLDWAKYLDQIEYADNEMGMIIQELKDKNMLDNTIIVVIGDNGRCNLRGKGYLQDPAIRIPLIVKWAKDFEHKDESDQIIASTDITATILDLAGAELPEYLTGRSFIRKDFDRKSVYSYRGLWDEVMEDMYAVSDTRYRYVKNNKPELAYDAHQAYLEFYRPAVHVMRTLNEAGKLNDYQKIFFEDHKPKEEFYDLKNDPYELNNLATNPKYKKLIKKYRKEAEKYTKEMVSADDTYEPVTAYAVEVYQYVKKEYPEAYKRMQAGEEIGFGKFNKKYKKLKAAQEKEKGTK from the coding sequence ACTGCTTGGGCACAAAACACATCAGAAAAACCTAATATTATCTGGATAATGGCAGAAGATATAGGTCATGATTTTGCTTGTTACGGAATGGAAGCCGTTAAGACTCCTAATTTTGATAAACTAGCAGAAGATGGAACAATTTATTACAATGCTTTCGGTACAGCAACAATCTGTTCTACCAACCGATCTGCAATGATGATTGGAACGCATCAGTTAAAAACAAACACGATGCACCATAGAAGTAACAGAAATGTAGAACTTCAAAATCCTTTTAAACCATTTACCTATTGGTTAAAAAAAGAAGGATATACAACTATTCTTGGACATCATGGTGTACAAGCTAAAGGAAGAAAAACAGATTGTAATTTTAAATATACACCTATTGGAACGTGGGAAGAAAACAGAGGCCTTTTTGATAAGAATGATCATTTTGAAGAAGCTGACCAACCTTTCTTTGCACAAGTACAGTTAAATGTAACACACCGTGGTGGATGGTGGACTAATATTAGAAATAAATCTGAACACCCTGTATCTGTAGACGATGTTGTACTACCTCCTTATTATGCAGATACACCAGAAATTCGTTTAGACTGGGCTAAATACTTAGATCAGATTGAATATGCCGACAATGAAATGGGTATGATTATCCAGGAATTGAAGGATAAAAACATGTTAGATAACACTATTATTGTTGTAATAGGTGATAACGGAAGATGTAATTTAAGAGGTAAAGGATATTTACAAGATCCTGCTATCCGTATTCCTTTGATTGTAAAATGGGCAAAAGATTTTGAGCATAAAGATGAAAGTGATCAAATTATTGCTTCTACAGATATTACGGCTACAATTTTAGATCTTGCAGGTGCAGAATTACCAGAATATTTAACGGGTAGATCTTTCATTAGAAAAGATTTTGACCGTAAGTCTGTATATTCTTACAGAGGGTTATGGGATGAAGTGATGGAAGATATGTATGCTGTTTCTGATACACGTTATAGATATGTAAAAAACAATAAGCCAGAACTTGCTTACGATGCACACCAAGCTTATTTAGAATTTTACCGTCCTGCAGTTCATGTTATGAGAACTTTAAACGAAGCAGGTAAACTAAATGATTATCAAAAGATATTTTTTGAAGACCATAAACCTAAAGAAGAGTTCTATGATCTTAAAAATGACCCTTATGAGTTAAATAACTTAGCAACAAATCCTAAGTATAAAAAACTTATCAAGAAGTACCGTAAAGAAGCAGAGAAATATACAAAAGAAATGGTTTCTGCAGATGATACTTACGAGCCGGTTACTGCTTATGCTGTTGAAGTATATCAATATGTAAAAAAAGAATATCCTGAAGCTTACAAAAGAATGCAAGCGGGTGAAGAAATTGGCTTTGGTAAATTCAATAAAAAATACAAAAAATTGAAAGCCGC